Proteins from one bacterium genomic window:
- a CDS encoding LamG domain-containing protein translates to MHQLEEQRTRTSLWTALVALLPLVALACGDYGAPSTDATTASTTFGTGLPDGLSVAEQVTSFETTVYPVLRANCAGCHDAAGPGAPRIAHVDSSTAWSAVVDNQKVNFSDLAQSRLVRRLGSDLHFCWSDCATDANTMLTEIQNWQDAIEASGGSTASVDVANLTSNTRTSLDGFEEVGDERYETGVIARWDFKELTGTVAADTSGVAPPMDLTLEGDVEFMTSYGIDLTGGRAIADETSSRKFYDRVADVDTGSQQYTLEMWLAPANITQDGPARIFTYSRSTGQRNMMLGQVAYQYIARNRSFSTETNGNGSPELETYDVDQDAQATLQHVVLTYDQVAGRRIYVDGRWTDDIDETPSSRLWNWLTNQQVIIGNERSNDRPWIGKVRFAAVYDRVMPAAAVRQNYEAGIGKRITLAFDVSEWTGGNSTIEFSLTELDSYSYLFCSPTFVTDVGAPIRVQNMRISLNGVVPVSGQGFTTMDALVTSSRQLLSRQCSVVGGLVDPNTDTFQLSFEQLGIFQEPVVASTPPTPGAEDFGDPVPVLGVRSFARVNASMAAVSGVDPQTAAVDTTYDALVTQLPATNDLRSFVSANQVGIAKLGIEYCDTIVEDSGVGGMRETFFEGSAGFGWTSPPATAFADPADVDLITDPILDKIVGAGLRGMVGGNPARDEAEATLDLLVMDLLGSCGGAGPPVQPACDDEYTRSIVKGLCTAAISSGAVHIH, encoded by the coding sequence ATGCACCAGCTCGAAGAACAACGAACCAGGACGTCGCTCTGGACGGCACTCGTGGCGCTGCTGCCGCTCGTCGCCCTGGCCTGCGGCGACTACGGCGCGCCGTCCACGGACGCGACCACGGCTTCCACCACCTTCGGCACCGGGCTGCCCGACGGCCTCTCCGTCGCCGAGCAGGTGACGAGCTTCGAGACGACGGTCTACCCCGTCCTCCGCGCGAATTGCGCGGGTTGTCACGATGCAGCGGGCCCCGGCGCGCCGCGAATCGCTCACGTGGACTCGTCGACGGCATGGTCGGCGGTGGTCGACAACCAGAAGGTGAACTTCTCGGACCTGGCTCAGTCGCGCCTCGTGCGCCGACTCGGCTCCGACCTCCACTTCTGCTGGTCGGACTGTGCGACCGACGCGAATACGATGCTCACGGAGATCCAGAACTGGCAGGACGCGATCGAAGCGTCCGGCGGTTCGACTGCGAGCGTCGACGTGGCGAACCTGACGAGCAACACCCGGACGAGCCTCGACGGCTTCGAAGAAGTCGGCGACGAGCGCTACGAGACCGGTGTCATCGCGCGTTGGGACTTCAAGGAGCTCACGGGCACCGTCGCCGCCGATACCAGCGGTGTCGCGCCGCCGATGGACCTGACCCTCGAGGGCGACGTCGAGTTCATGACGAGCTACGGCATCGACCTCACCGGCGGCCGCGCGATCGCGGACGAGACCTCGAGCCGCAAGTTCTACGACCGCGTCGCGGACGTGGACACCGGCTCCCAGCAGTACACGCTCGAGATGTGGCTCGCGCCGGCGAACATCACCCAGGACGGTCCTGCGCGGATCTTCACCTACTCCCGGTCGACCGGTCAGCGCAACATGATGCTCGGCCAGGTCGCCTATCAGTACATCGCCCGGAACCGAAGCTTCAGCACGGAGACGAACGGCAACGGCAGCCCGGAGCTCGAGACCTACGACGTCGACCAGGACGCGCAGGCGACCCTTCAGCACGTCGTGCTCACCTACGACCAGGTCGCTGGCCGTCGCATCTACGTCGACGGGCGCTGGACCGACGACATCGATGAGACGCCGTCGAGTCGCCTCTGGAACTGGCTCACGAACCAGCAGGTCATCATCGGCAACGAACGCTCCAACGATCGGCCGTGGATCGGCAAGGTCCGCTTCGCGGCGGTCTACGATCGGGTCATGCCGGCGGCTGCCGTTCGCCAGAACTACGAGGCCGGCATCGGAAAGCGCATCACCCTCGCGTTCGACGTGTCCGAGTGGACCGGCGGCAACTCGACGATCGAGTTCTCGCTGACCGAGCTCGACAGCTACTCCTATCTCTTCTGTTCGCCGACGTTCGTGACCGACGTCGGGGCTCCGATCCGCGTCCAGAACATGCGCATCTCGCTGAACGGCGTCGTGCCGGTCTCGGGTCAGGGCTTCACGACGATGGACGCGCTCGTCACGTCCTCGCGACAGCTGCTCTCCCGACAGTGCTCCGTGGTCGGCGGGCTGGTCGATCCGAACACCGACACCTTCCAGCTCTCCTTCGAGCAGCTCGGCATCTTCCAGGAGCCGGTCGTCGCTTCGACGCCGCCGACGCCGGGTGCCGAGGACTTCGGCGACCCGGTGCCGGTCCTCGGTGTCCGGAGCTTCGCTCGCGTGAACGCTTCGATGGCCGCGGTCTCGGGCGTCGATCCCCAGACCGCCGCGGTCGACACGACCTACGACGCGCTCGTCACCCAGCTGCCCGCGACGAACGACCTGCGGAGCTTCGTCTCCGCGAACCAGGTCGGCATCGCGAAGCTCGGCATCGAGTACTGCGACACGATCGTCGAGGACTCCGGGGTCGGGGGCATGCGCGAGACCTTCTTCGAGGGTTCGGCCGGCTTCGGCTGGACCTCGCCGCCGGCGACGGCCTTCGCGGATCCCGCGGACGTCGATCTGATCACGGACCCGATTCTCGACAAGATCGTCGGTGCGGGTCTGCGTGGCATGGTCGGCGGGAACCCCGCCCGCGACGAGGCCGAGGCCACTCTCGACCTCTTGGTCATGGACCTTCTCGGAAGCTGCGGTGGCGCCGGTCCGCCGGTCCAGCCTGCCTGCGATGACGAGTACACGCGCTCCATCGTGAAGGGCCTCTGTACTGCGGCCATCTCGAGCGGCGCCGTCCACATCCACTGA
- a CDS encoding general secretion pathway protein GspF, whose amino-acid sequence MKPLKRLKKTPKFEGRGKESDAPMFHPDHPRPVSRRQFLGQGFITGAATIAAPSMLSMLGAREAAAQASCSLTGAGAGLVPFIAIDLGGGANIAGSNVSVGGPGGQEDPMTEEGYERLGLPLDMTPLNGAIDSYDRTMNLRFHFDSALMRGILDRADPVLTLPNVEGVIVPSRSSNDTQNNPLNPMYGIARYGADGGLLRLIGSANSESGGRSMAPASLVVPEWRPTKIDRPDDVTGLVDTGKLPLLLGTDGAGQVADAIQALSALKVEQINEDAAVKDLVNCAYQQSNDLITLFGSPDALDPRLDPVIYDPDPANPSGAIFFGDDFDESEFRKTASVMKLVCEGHAGAGTIEMGGYDYHGGTRSRGELKDFTAGQCIGAILEYARRNPLVGDVMIYLFTDGSLSSDGQIDNSADGRGKGAWQSDNSNTACGVFLVYRQSAKPDLVPAFATTRQIGHFRTSGTVETGANPVANNPEALAQLAILNYMALHGSTAGDFNTLFPGNALGTEAANLIAFTQIR is encoded by the coding sequence ATGAAACCCCTGAAGCGACTGAAGAAGACGCCCAAGTTCGAGGGCCGTGGCAAGGAGAGCGACGCGCCGATGTTCCATCCGGATCATCCGCGCCCGGTCTCGCGACGGCAGTTCCTCGGGCAGGGATTCATCACCGGTGCGGCCACGATCGCCGCTCCTTCGATGCTCTCGATGCTCGGTGCTCGCGAAGCGGCGGCTCAGGCGAGCTGCTCGCTGACCGGCGCCGGCGCCGGCCTGGTCCCCTTCATCGCGATCGATCTCGGCGGTGGTGCGAACATCGCGGGCTCGAACGTGAGCGTCGGCGGCCCGGGTGGGCAGGAAGACCCGATGACCGAAGAGGGCTACGAGCGGCTCGGACTGCCTCTCGACATGACGCCCTTGAACGGCGCGATCGATTCCTACGACCGGACGATGAACCTGCGCTTCCACTTCGACTCGGCGTTGATGCGCGGGATCCTGGATCGCGCCGATCCGGTCCTCACGCTGCCGAACGTGGAGGGCGTGATCGTTCCGTCGCGCTCTTCGAACGACACGCAGAACAATCCGCTCAACCCGATGTACGGGATCGCCCGGTACGGTGCCGATGGCGGGCTGCTCCGCCTGATCGGTTCGGCGAACTCCGAATCCGGCGGTCGCAGCATGGCGCCGGCCTCGCTGGTCGTGCCCGAGTGGCGGCCGACGAAGATCGATCGTCCGGACGACGTCACCGGTCTCGTCGACACGGGCAAGCTCCCGCTCCTGCTCGGTACGGACGGTGCCGGGCAGGTGGCCGACGCGATCCAGGCGCTCTCCGCCCTCAAGGTCGAACAGATCAACGAGGACGCGGCGGTCAAGGATCTCGTCAACTGTGCCTACCAGCAGAGCAACGATCTGATCACGCTCTTCGGCAGTCCCGACGCCCTGGATCCGCGGCTCGATCCGGTCATCTACGACCCCGATCCGGCGAACCCGAGCGGCGCGATCTTCTTCGGGGACGACTTCGACGAGAGCGAGTTCCGAAAGACCGCCTCGGTCATGAAGCTCGTCTGTGAAGGCCACGCTGGTGCCGGCACCATCGAGATGGGCGGCTACGACTACCACGGCGGCACGCGTTCGCGCGGTGAGCTCAAGGACTTCACTGCCGGCCAGTGCATCGGCGCGATCCTCGAGTACGCGCGCCGCAACCCGCTCGTCGGTGACGTGATGATCTATCTCTTCACCGACGGCTCGCTCTCTTCGGACGGCCAGATCGACAACTCCGCGGACGGACGCGGCAAGGGCGCCTGGCAGTCGGACAACTCGAACACGGCCTGCGGCGTGTTCCTGGTCTACCGCCAGTCGGCGAAGCCGGACCTCGTGCCGGCCTTCGCGACCACCCGGCAGATCGGGCACTTCCGAACGAGCGGCACCGTCGAGACGGGCGCGAACCCGGTCGCCAACAATCCCGAGGCGCTCGCCCAGCTGGCGATCCTCAACTACATGGCGCTCCACGGATCGACCGCCGGTGACTTCAACACGCTCTTCCCGGGCAACGCCCTGGGAACGGAGGCCGCGAACCTGATCGCGTTCACGCAGATCAGATAG
- the lysS gene encoding lysine--tRNA ligase — protein MGKPDFDPYFSHWADVAARKVVAAHPREEGDERPIVCAAGITPSGVVHIGNFREVMTVDLVARALRDQGIPVRFIYSWDDFDVFRKVPKDAPQQEMLAENLRRSVADVPDPFADEKAEPADSYASHHIAAFESSLAPLGIAPEFIRQSKAYRAGTYAEGIRKALQDKDVIRGVLDEFRKEPLASDWLPLAGFCPACGRDDLDFTWDGDWTVDLRCRDCETESRVDLREGGNVKLPWRIDWPMRWAYEGVCFEPGGKDHSSAGGSYDTAKKIVGPVYDGWAPEYVPYDFVRIKGRGGKISSSAGEAVTVADALQVYEPEMLRWIFASQRPNSEFQISFDLDVIKLYEDYDRAIATAYTPDDGSKKDKKRQIVRRTIELSSTAGLRISADDVPIRVPSFRPLSMILQIYDGDVERALAWYEETGEVATDAERARFRMRAERVWNWIVDFAPDEFRYRIRETPGDATLEGEPRQILERLVGVLEADPEIAEDALIGHLKTLCDGTSLGPKEFYPYAYELLIAREKGPKLSTLITAMGSARALPLLRAGLA, from the coding sequence GTGGGCAAGCCTGATTTCGATCCCTATTTCTCGCATTGGGCCGACGTTGCTGCGCGCAAAGTCGTCGCCGCCCATCCCCGTGAAGAGGGCGACGAACGCCCCATCGTCTGCGCGGCCGGGATCACGCCCTCGGGCGTCGTCCACATCGGGAACTTCCGCGAGGTCATGACCGTCGACCTCGTCGCCCGCGCGCTGCGCGACCAGGGGATCCCGGTGCGTTTCATCTATTCGTGGGACGATTTCGACGTCTTTCGCAAGGTGCCGAAGGACGCGCCGCAGCAGGAGATGCTCGCCGAGAACCTGCGGCGGAGCGTGGCGGACGTGCCGGATCCGTTCGCCGACGAGAAGGCCGAACCCGCGGACTCCTACGCGAGCCACCACATCGCGGCGTTCGAATCGAGCCTCGCGCCGCTCGGGATCGCACCGGAGTTCATCCGCCAGTCGAAGGCCTACCGCGCCGGGACCTATGCCGAAGGGATCCGCAAGGCGCTCCAGGACAAGGACGTGATCCGCGGCGTCCTCGACGAGTTCCGCAAGGAGCCCCTGGCCTCCGATTGGCTTCCGCTCGCGGGCTTCTGTCCGGCCTGCGGCCGAGACGATCTCGACTTCACCTGGGATGGCGACTGGACCGTCGATCTCCGCTGTCGGGACTGCGAGACCGAGTCGCGCGTGGATCTGCGCGAGGGCGGAAACGTGAAGCTGCCCTGGCGGATCGACTGGCCCATGCGCTGGGCGTACGAAGGCGTCTGCTTCGAGCCCGGCGGCAAGGACCACAGCTCCGCCGGCGGCTCCTACGACACGGCGAAGAAGATCGTGGGACCGGTCTACGACGGCTGGGCGCCGGAGTACGTGCCCTACGACTTCGTCCGGATCAAGGGGCGGGGCGGCAAGATCTCGAGCTCCGCCGGTGAGGCCGTCACGGTCGCCGACGCGCTCCAGGTCTACGAGCCGGAGATGCTCCGCTGGATCTTCGCGAGCCAGCGCCCCAACTCCGAGTTCCAGATCAGCTTCGACCTCGACGTGATCAAGCTCTACGAGGACTACGACCGCGCGATCGCCACGGCCTACACCCCGGACGACGGGAGCAAGAAGGACAAGAAGCGCCAGATCGTGCGGCGGACGATCGAGCTCTCCTCCACGGCCGGCCTTCGCATCTCAGCGGACGACGTGCCGATTCGGGTGCCTTCGTTCCGGCCGCTCTCGATGATCCTGCAGATCTACGACGGCGACGTGGAGCGGGCGCTCGCGTGGTACGAGGAGACGGGCGAGGTCGCGACCGACGCCGAGCGCGCGCGTTTTCGTATGCGCGCGGAGCGCGTCTGGAACTGGATCGTCGACTTCGCGCCGGACGAGTTCCGCTACCGGATCCGCGAGACGCCGGGCGACGCGACCCTCGAGGGCGAGCCCCGCCAGATCCTCGAGCGCCTGGTCGGCGTCCTCGAGGCGGATCCGGAGATCGCCGAAGACGCGCTGATCGGACACCTGAAGACGCTCTGCGACGGAACGTCGCTCGGTCCGAAGGAGTTCTATCCCTACGCGTACGAACTCCTGATCGCGCGCGAGAAGGGGCCGAAGTTGTCCACCCTGATCACGGCGATGGGCAGCGCGCGGGCACTGCCGCTGCTCCGGGCCGGGCTGGCCTGA